One region of Chanodichthys erythropterus isolate Z2021 chromosome 17, ASM2448905v1, whole genome shotgun sequence genomic DNA includes:
- the LOC137005104 gene encoding P2Y purinoceptor 14-like: protein MKRMKHLDQSSLDSLGTSGFQMESAVSQTLRTAVPLTSFATALDDITEANTTRTEPNASCEMSKIPAHPVFIFAYSLVFLVSLVLNCITMRVYFCTKHCVQSSVTVYMKNLAAADFFLCLCLPLRIANYSNSSEIMRNIYCSFGATAFYLNMYASILFMDFIAANRYLKIVRPLETHALQTVRTARHISAATWLSLLAMSSIYLILFLLTSWGHDQKPDKIGCEALHSPQLSLVYKITHCVSMVIFTFVLVSLIALYWGTLQKVRQAQLSTQTTSSSRKFRKSKRNMLVLVVVFCVCFVPYHLVRLPYAFIKLQTKSCTAQAFYVLKELTVLLSVLNACLDPFIYFIFCKAFRAQLNLRKDKDSLKDSDDRGQQRRMSNMLSFIETKISTLRRESVI, encoded by the exons ATGAAAAGGATGAAACATCTAGATCAAAGCTCACTGGACAGCCTGGGTACGAGTGGATTTCAA ATGGAGTCAGCAGTTTCACAAACTCTTAGAACTGCAGTTCCACTAACCAGCTTCGCCACTGCCCTGGATGACATCACAGAAGCAAACACGACTCGCACAGAACCAAACGCTTCCTGTGAAATGTCAAAGATCCCAGCTCATCCTGTTTTCATATTTGCATACTCACTAGTGTTTCTTGTCAGTCTGGTGCTGAATTGCATTACGATGCGTGTGTATTTCTGCACTAAACACTGCGTCCAGTCCAGTGTCACGGTCTACATGAAGAACCTGGCCGCAGCTGACTTCTTCCTTTGCCTTTGTTTACCTTTGCGCATCGCTAACTATAGCAACAGTTCAGAGATCATGCGTAATATCTACTGCAGCTTTGGAGCAACAGCCTTCTATTTAAACATGTATGCAAGCATTCTCTTCATGGACTTTATTGCTGCAAACAG GTACCTGAAGATTGTCCGGCCATTGGAGACTCATGCTCTGCAGACAGTTCGTACGGCCCGCCACATTTCTGCAGCTACTTGGCTCTCACTGTTAGCCATGTCTTCCATCTACTTGATCCTCTTTCTCCTGACCTCCTGGGGTCATGATCAAAAGCCTGATAAAATTGGCTGTGAGGCTTTACACAGTCCTCAGCTCAGTTTGGTCTACAAAATCACTCACTGTGTGTCCATGGTAATCTTCACTTTTGTGCTGGTGTCTCTGATTGCTCTTTACTGGGGAACTTTGCAAAAGGTCAGACAAGCTCAGTTGTCCACACAGACCACATCCAGCAGCCGTAAGTTCAGAAAGTCTAAGCGCAACATGCTAGTTCTTGTggttgttttttgtgtgtgttttgtgccCTATCATCTGGTGAGACTGCCTTATGCATTTATCAAACTTCAGACAAAAAGCTGCACAGCCCAAGCATTCTACGTCCTGAAGGAGCTGACTGTCCTACTATCAGTGCTAAATGCTTGTTTGGATCCATTTATATACTTCATCTTCTGCAAGGCCTTCAGAGCCCAGCTGAACCTCAGGAAGGACAAAGATTCGCTTAAAGACAGTGACGATAGAGGACAGCAAAGGCGAATGAGCAACATGTTGAGCTTCATTGAGACAAAGATATCCACGCTCAGACGTGAAAGCGTCATTTAA